One stretch of Zingiber officinale cultivar Zhangliang chromosome 6B, Zo_v1.1, whole genome shotgun sequence DNA includes these proteins:
- the LOC121992479 gene encoding alpha-humulene synthase-like — MEKQSTTPVKSNEDIVIRKTAKYHPSIWGDYFIHHTTSPALTEVWIRAEELKEQIKNFFRETSDILQIMNLIDAIQLLGLDYHFEKEIDAALSLISKHDAKNYELYETSLHFRLLRQHDFYVPADVFNKFKDEEGNFMSTLNEDVKGLLSLYNAAYLRIHGEYILDEAILFTKNRLASLLDELKQPLVILVSHFLETPLCRGNKRLLARKYIPIYQEEERRNEAILEFAKLDFNLLQSLHQEELKKISIWWNDLALAKSLNFARDRIVECYYWIHNVHFEPHYSRARLICTKVIALLSVLDDIYDNYSTLQESQLLTEAIQRWEPQAIDEVPEYLKDFYLKLLRTFKEFENELENDEKYRISFLQDEIKAISRSFFIEAKWGIEKYVPTLEEHLSNSLDTTGYRLLICASYVGMDQVASKEVFEWVASFPKIIKASCMICRLMDDVTSHELEQQREHTASTVECYMKEFATDEKEAYKNLMEMVEDAWKDHNKECLDQTQVPRLLIENIVNFSRVVEEFYKYIDAYTVSNTTMKDNVNMLLVESVLI; from the exons ATGGAGAAGCAATCAACCACCCCGGTTAAGAGCAATGAAGATATAGTAATTCGTAAAACAGCAAAATATCATCCGAGTATTTGGGGCGATTATTTCATCCACCACACTACTTCTCCTGCTCTCACAGAG GTGTGGATTAGAGCAGAAGAGCTAAAGGAGCAAATAAAGAACTTCTTTCGAGAAACCAGTGACATATTGCAAATTATGAATTTGATCGATGCAATTCAGTTGCTCGGATTGGATTATCACTTTGAGAAAGAAATAGATGCggcattaagtttaatttctaagcATGATGCTAAAAACTATGAACTTTATGAAACTTCTCTCCATTTTCGATTACTTAGGCAACATGATTTTTATGTGCCTGCAG ATGTTTTTAACAAGTTCAAGGATGAGGAAGGAAACTTCATGTCAACCTTGAATGAAGATGTGAAGGGATTATTAAGCTTATACAATGCAGCTTACCTTAGGATACACGGGGAGTATATACTTGATGAAGCCATATTATTTACAAAGAATAGACTTGCATCATTGTTGGATGAACTTAAACAACCTTTAGTGATATTGGTGTCTCATTTCCTTGAAACACCACTATGCCGGGGAAATAAACGGCTCTTGGCAAGAAAATATATCCCTATTTATCAAGAGGAGGAAAGGCGAAATGAAGCAATATTAGAGTTTGCAAAGTTGGATTTTAATCTGCTACAATCTCTTCACCAAGAGGAACTAAAGAAAATTTCAAT ATGGTGGAATGATCTAGCACTTGCTAAATCACTAAACTTTGCTCGCGATCGAATTGTGGAATGTTATTATTGGATACATAATGTGCACTTTGAGCCTCACTATTCTCGTGCAAGATTAATTTGTACCAAGGTTATTGCATTGTTGTCAGTTTTGGATGACATATATGATAATTATAGCACACTGCAAGAGAGCCAATTATTAACTGAGGCAATTCAAAG GTGGGAACCTCAAGCCATTGATGAAGTACCAGAATACTTAAAGGATTTCTATCTCAAGTTACTAAGGACTTTCAAGGAATTTGAAAATGAACTAGAAAATGATGAGAAATACCGCATATCATTTCTTCAAGATGAG ATAAAAGCTATATCAAGGTCTTTCTTCATAGAAGCCAAATGGGGCATTGAAAAATATGTACCCACACTAGAGGAACATCTAAGTAACTCACTAGACACCACTGGATATCGTTTGCTTATATGTGCCTCTTATGTAGGCATGGATCAGGTGGCATCAAAGGAGGTATTTGAGTGGGTTGCCAGCTTCCCCAAAATCATCAAAGCCAGCTGTATGATTTGTAGACTCATGGATGATGTAACTTCACATGAG TTGGAGCAACAAAGAGAACATACAGCTTCAACTGTAGAATGTTATATGAAAGAGTTTGCCACAGATGAAAAAGAGGCTTATAAGAATCTTATGGAGATGGTGGAGGACGCATGGAAGGATCACAACAAAGAATGCCTCGATCAAACACAAGTACCTCGACTTTTAATTGAAAACATAGTAAACTTTTCAAGAGTAGTAGAAGAATTTTACAAGTACATTGACGCATACACCGTTTCCAATACTACAATGAAAGATAATGTCAATATGTTGTTGGTTGAATCTGTTCTTATTTAA